AGAGAGAGAAATAAACTTGAGAGAAATAATATCTTTTCTTTTAAACTCAGTTCATTCCATAATTTAGCAATCACTTCATAAGATTTTTTATCAATATAAAATACAGGTATGTTTCTGCTTTTTGCTATCTTCATTGCAGCAACCATTTCTTTTCCTACTTCTCTTCCTAACTTTTTAGCAATATTTTCTTGATATTTGGATAGAAAATAATAGAAGGAAAAAACAAACCTTTTATTATCATTATCTTTTCCCTCAATAACACTTGCTCTTTCCTCATCAAGCTCCAATGCAATCGCATCCGGCTTTTCCTCTGAGATTATCTCCTCTATTCTCTCCTCTATATCAAATACATGCCCAACTCCCAGAATAATCAACTTTTTATCCATTCTACAATCTCTTTTATGCCCCTGTTATTTTTAGCATCTG
The window above is part of the Thermoplasmatales archaeon genome. Proteins encoded here:
- a CDS encoding TraB/GumN family protein; the protein is MDKKLIILGVGHVFDIEERIEEIISEEKPDAIALELDEERASVIEGKDNDNKRFVFSFYYFLSKYQENIAKKLGREVGKEMVAAMKIAKSRNIPVFYIDKKSYEVIAKLWNELSLKEKILFLSSLFLSLFRSRKEIEKELNEIKDKADEIIDEIGKKFPKIKRILVDERDEHMAYSLMNLSEKYNKILAIVGEGHISGISRIIGDKLNSEIIHLKEII